ATCCAGTTGATTATACTGTGATTCGAAGAAGAGGTGCATGGAATGAAAATCAGGACCTTCCACGTTCCAGTGTGCATTGCGTGTTTTCGTATAAAGTACAAATTCATCTGCCAGTAATTTGGCCAGCTGGTTAGCTACTGCTTGTCTGTTTGCTTCTGTGATGCCAATATTTGTATTCATATAAAGGTAGTTTTAAATGCTTGTGTAATGCTAAGGTATAACATTCCTGTTGGTTAAAAATGCATCTGTTATAATTAACACATCGTTAGCAGCAATGAATACAAACATAATGTCGCGCAAGGGAATGAAAGGGCTGTAAGGACATGAAAGCAAATGACTGCAATGTTGTAAAACGAAACGTAAAAAGAAAAGGCAGACCTGTTAGTCTGCCTCCGTATATCGTCGTTCACCTTAACGGTGATCACCTACGAGATCATTGTTCTGATCACATCCAGTCCCTGCAGCACTTTATTCATGTCTGCTTCTGCACCCATCGCGATCCTGATGTATTCACCGGTAGTACCGGGAGCCGCAAATGCAGCACCCGCCATTACTTCCACTCCCTTATCCTGCAGATCTTTATATAACTTCATGGAAGTGAAGCCTGCAGGTAATTCCAGCCAGCAGTGAAAGCCATTCTCATGTCCCTGTACATTAAAGCCGGAAAGGAATGCTTTGGTCTGCGTCTGCCGCAGATGACCTTCCGCACGTTTACGGTGTAACAGGTCAGCCAGTTCACCACTGCGTATAACGTTTGTTACAAGCGATGTAAAGAAGGTAGACGGATTACTGGTAGTCAGTTTCGTCGCAGCTGCTATCGCAGCTGTATAACGCTCAGGAGCGACGATATAGGCTACCTTGATATCGGGTGCGATTGGTTTGGATAAGCTGTATATAAACCAACCCAGATCGGGTGCCAGCTGTGCAAAGTTAGCAGGTGGATTTTCTTCCAGGAAACCATAGGCATCATCATCAAGAATGAGCTGTCCGTTTTTTCTGGCTACAGCGATCAGTTCGAGTCTGCGGTCAGTTGGTATCACAATACCCGTCGGGTTATTGATCGTACCCATCACATATACAGCTTTGATATTGTGCCTGGCGGTAGCTGCTTCCAACGCGGAAGGGAGCATACCTTTTTCATCACCTTTACAACCGATCACCTGTACATTCAGTAAACGGGCGATGGCCTGAAAGTTACCATAGGTATACTCATCTACCGCGATCGCCGCTCCCTGTAAACCAGCAGCAATGATAGCCACCATAATAGCCTGATGGCCGGAGGTAACAATAGAGATCTGTTCTTCACTGATAGCGGGTCCTTTACCTGACAGCCAGGTAGCGGCCGTCTTTCGGTCTTCCAGGTTGCCATTGGCAGGCTTGATGGTTAACCACTCATTATAGGTGGAATAGTGCCTTTCAATAATGCGTCTGAAAGCTGTCTGTTGTTCTGCCAGTACCGGGTAGTTGGAACTTAAAGATATCATGTGAAGCGGGTATTTGGAGTGCCAAAAGTAAATAGAAATCAGGAATTGGGAATTAGGCATTTGTCAGCCTCCCGCCAATCCCTGATTCCCAATTCCTAATTATCTCCTGAGATCCGGCCCGCCTGCGATGCCAGCAACATAATTCCCGTGCCGAGTAATGCGATCAGGGCAAATGACCAGCGCAGATCACTGGCTTCTGAGATGAACCCTATTACAGGTGGTCCCAGCAGGAACCCAAAAAAGCCTACGGTGGACACCGCTGCAATCGCTACGCCGGGTGCCATTGTTTTAGACTTGCCCGCCAGCGCCAGTACCAGCGGTACCACAGATGATACGCCTATACCTACCAGCAGAAAGCCGATGGTGGCGGTAACCAGATATGGAAGACAGATCGCAATGATCAGTCCCGTTGTTGTCAGCGATCCACTCAGCTGTAATACACGCTTTGTACCAAGTTTCGTGACAAACCTGTCTGCAACGAAACGACCGCCTGCCATGGTACTCATAAAAGCAATATAGCCGACTGTGGTCAGGTGCTCCGGTGTCTGTACCACTTTCTGAAAATAGATCCCGCTCCAGTCGAACATCGTACCTTCTGTTACCAGGCTTGAAAATGCGATCAGTCCCAGTTTAAGTATACTGCTGTCCGGACGGGCGAATATCGGTGCATCACTGTCAGTTTTTTCATCTTCGGACAAGAGATATTTCCAGGAGAATACGACCAGTAGAAAACAGAGCACACAGATCAGTGAGAAATGATAGTTTACCGGTATATCCTGTGAAACAGCGATCGTACCGATACCGATACCAGCGAAACCTCCTACACTCCACAGACCGTGGAAAGAAGCCATAATGGACCTGCCATATAAAGCTTCAATTCCGACAGCCTGTGTGTTCATGGATATTTCAAAGAGGTTGTTCATGAGACCAAAGAGGAACAACAGGATCACCAACTGCCAGATGCCAGGTGCAAAGCCTATTGCAGACAGCATCACGGGGAATAATAGTCCGGCACTGATCAGTACCTTCCTGCTGCCGTAACGGGTCACCAGCCAGCCTGATACAGGCAGACTCACCATCAGTCCGATAGGTAACGCAAAGAGCACACTGCCCAGTGCGGCATCACTCAGCTGAAAGGTGGCTTTGATATCATGTATCCTGCACGCCCAGCTGGAATAGGTGAGTCCGGCAATAAAGAAAAACACGCTTGCTGCAATGCGGTGCGCCTGTTTAAGGTTCAAATGGACAGTCAGATCTTTCATTGTTGTCAGGAGGTTAATGTCAGCAGACCAATATGTTGCTCGAGTTCGTCATAATCCGCAATTCTGATAATATCAGGAATATGCGCCAGCTTCTTGTTATCAATACCGATAAATTGTATGCCAAGTTGCTGCGTCGCCTGGTAATCCCATTGCCCGTCGCCTACATAGATAATGTCAGCCAGTTCAGGATGGGTGTTATGACGTTTGTTCATCTTACTGATAGTGTTGCCGATGATGTCGCGTCTTGCGAAAGCGTCCTGTGCAAAAGAGGCTGCACTGCATCCTTCTATACTGATATCAGCACATTGCAGTTTGAACAGTGCCGATTGTTTCCAGCCGCCGGTAGCGAGTCCTACCCGCAGTCCATCCTGCTGTGTAAGCCGCCGAATGATCTTTCCTGCTTTAGGTATTTCGCGGAAATAGTGTGCCTGCTTTTCGTAGGCAATTTCCAGCAGGTTACAGAAACAGTCGATGAAGTTTTCTATCTCCGTGACTGTGCAGGGGCGGTTCCTGCGTTCGACCGATAACTGGTGCAGGATGCCTGAGTCCGTGGTGTTCTCAT
The DNA window shown above is from Chitinophaga agri and carries:
- a CDS encoding aminotransferase-like domain-containing protein; translated protein: MISLSSNYPVLAEQQTAFRRIIERHYSTYNEWLTIKPANGNLEDRKTAATWLSGKGPAISEEQISIVTSGHQAIMVAIIAAGLQGAAIAVDEYTYGNFQAIARLLNVQVIGCKGDEKGMLPSALEAATARHNIKAVYVMGTINNPTGIVIPTDRRLELIAVARKNGQLILDDDAYGFLEENPPANFAQLAPDLGWFIYSLSKPIAPDIKVAYIVAPERYTAAIAAATKLTTSNPSTFFTSLVTNVIRSGELADLLHRKRAEGHLRQTQTKAFLSGFNVQGHENGFHCWLELPAGFTSMKLYKDLQDKGVEVMAGAAFAAPGTTGEYIRIAMGAEADMNKVLQGLDVIRTMIS
- a CDS encoding MFS transporter; translation: MKDLTVHLNLKQAHRIAASVFFFIAGLTYSSWACRIHDIKATFQLSDAALGSVLFALPIGLMVSLPVSGWLVTRYGSRKVLISAGLLFPVMLSAIGFAPGIWQLVILLFLFGLMNNLFEISMNTQAVGIEALYGRSIMASFHGLWSVGGFAGIGIGTIAVSQDIPVNYHFSLICVLCFLLVVFSWKYLLSEDEKTDSDAPIFARPDSSILKLGLIAFSSLVTEGTMFDWSGIYFQKVVQTPEHLTTVGYIAFMSTMAGGRFVADRFVTKLGTKRVLQLSGSLTTTGLIIAICLPYLVTATIGFLLVGIGVSSVVPLVLALAGKSKTMAPGVAIAAVSTVGFFGFLLGPPVIGFISEASDLRWSFALIALLGTGIMLLASQAGRISGDN
- a CDS encoding HAD family hydrolase, whose amino-acid sequence is MKYIIFDIDGTLTNTTEIDDLCYTQAIAETFGFSNFNTNYGHYENTTDSGILHQLSVERRNRPCTVTEIENFIDCFCNLLEIAYEKQAHYFREIPKAGKIIRRLTQQDGLRVGLATGGWKQSALFKLQCADISIEGCSAASFAQDAFARRDIIGNTISKMNKRHNTHPELADIIYVGDGQWDYQATQQLGIQFIGIDNKKLAHIPDIIRIADYDELEQHIGLLTLTS